One genomic segment of Candidatus Tanganyikabacteria bacterium includes these proteins:
- a CDS encoding molybdopterin-dependent oxidoreductase, whose product MATRRVRSSTTWAPRCRSRGRSEHERRRILADLDRREFLRRALAASTGVSLAASEFALSSWKADAAPAADLVWKKSPCRFCGTGCGLLVGLAGGRAVAVRGDPASPVNRGLLCVKGYHSVQALYGQDRLKTAFVRTDGKLEPVPLKVALDLVAEKIRETVAAHGKDAVAMYGSGQWAIPDGYVAAKFMKGCLGTNNLEANARLCMASAVAGFMTTFGADEPMGCYEDLDQADVYVLWGNNMAEMHPVLFSRILDRKAQNPGVRLIELATRRTRTSAQADRSLYFRPQTDLAIANAVCQHILATGKANREFLDRHCAFKRGKTQIGYGLADDFKFQDAPQDATFEEFARQVGEYPPEKVAGLSGVRAEDIRMLADLYADPTRKVVSLWCMGANQHTRGTWLNNLIYDIHLLVGKISMPGNGPFSLTGQPSACGTVREVGTLTNRLPSGMVTDEAARRKAAEVWNVPYERIPAKPTHHTVSMFRALDRGEIRFMWIQVTNPLVTMPNLRRYRDAASKDGRFIVVSDVYPTPTTEIADVILPSALWIEREGMFGNSERRTQHWERMIEPPGEATSDAWQIIEVARRLGFGEQFPWPEADHVRSIWEEYGRFHQDPKHALAPYDELRRRSGVMWPFVGGREVRWRYNPEHDPVAKGPGPDFYGNPSHRANVWLRPYEPPPEEPDADYPFWLNTGRVLEHWHTGSMTRRVRLLHRAMPGAYAELNAADAARLGVGSGDPVRIESRRGSLVLPAAVGERGEPPPGQVFVPFFDEGLLVNELTLDAFCPISAQPDYKKCAVRLARA is encoded by the coding sequence CTCTCGAGCTGGAAGGCGGACGCCGCGCCCGCTGCCGACCTGGTCTGGAAGAAGTCGCCGTGCCGCTTCTGCGGCACCGGCTGCGGCTTGCTGGTCGGGCTCGCGGGCGGCCGCGCCGTGGCCGTCAGGGGCGATCCCGCGTCGCCGGTCAACCGGGGGCTCCTTTGCGTGAAGGGCTACCACTCGGTCCAGGCCCTCTACGGCCAGGATCGCCTGAAGACCGCGTTCGTGCGAACCGACGGCAAGCTGGAGCCGGTGCCGCTGAAAGTGGCGCTGGATCTGGTCGCCGAGAAGATTCGCGAGACCGTCGCCGCACACGGCAAGGACGCGGTCGCGATGTACGGCTCGGGGCAGTGGGCGATCCCCGACGGCTACGTGGCGGCCAAGTTCATGAAGGGGTGCCTGGGCACCAACAACCTCGAAGCGAACGCGCGCCTGTGCATGGCGAGCGCCGTGGCGGGCTTCATGACTACCTTCGGCGCCGACGAGCCCATGGGTTGCTACGAGGATCTGGACCAGGCCGACGTCTACGTGCTGTGGGGAAACAACATGGCCGAGATGCACCCGGTGCTCTTCTCGCGCATCCTCGACCGCAAGGCTCAAAATCCCGGGGTCCGGCTGATCGAACTGGCGACGCGCCGGACCCGCACCTCGGCGCAGGCCGACAGGTCGCTGTACTTCAGGCCCCAGACCGATCTGGCCATCGCGAACGCCGTCTGCCAGCACATCCTGGCGACGGGGAAGGCGAACCGGGAGTTCCTCGACCGGCATTGCGCGTTCAAGCGGGGCAAGACGCAGATAGGCTACGGCCTGGCCGACGATTTCAAGTTCCAGGACGCCCCGCAGGACGCGACGTTCGAGGAGTTCGCCCGCCAGGTAGGCGAGTACCCGCCCGAGAAGGTCGCCGGTCTGTCCGGGGTGCGGGCCGAGGATATCCGCATGCTGGCGGACCTCTATGCCGATCCGACTCGCAAGGTCGTGAGCCTCTGGTGCATGGGGGCAAACCAGCACACGCGGGGGACGTGGCTCAACAACCTGATCTACGACATCCACCTGCTGGTCGGGAAGATCTCCATGCCGGGCAACGGCCCCTTCTCGCTAACCGGCCAGCCGAGCGCGTGCGGGACGGTGCGCGAGGTCGGCACCCTCACGAACCGGCTGCCAAGCGGCATGGTGACCGACGAGGCGGCGCGCCGCAAGGCCGCCGAAGTCTGGAACGTGCCTTACGAGCGGATCCCGGCCAAGCCCACGCATCACACCGTCTCCATGTTCCGCGCGCTCGACCGCGGGGAGATCCGCTTCATGTGGATCCAGGTCACCAATCCGCTGGTCACGATGCCCAACCTGCGGCGGTACCGCGACGCTGCCAGCAAGGACGGTCGCTTCATCGTCGTGTCGGACGTCTACCCGACGCCCACCACCGAGATCGCCGACGTGATCCTGCCGTCGGCGCTGTGGATCGAGCGGGAAGGGATGTTCGGCAACTCCGAGCGCCGCACGCAGCATTGGGAGAGGATGATCGAGCCGCCGGGCGAGGCCACCAGCGACGCCTGGCAGATCATCGAGGTGGCGCGGCGGCTGGGTTTCGGCGAGCAGTTCCCGTGGCCGGAGGCCGACCACGTGCGTTCGATCTGGGAGGAGTACGGCCGGTTCCACCAGGATCCCAAGCATGCCCTGGCTCCCTACGACGAGTTGCGGCGCCGCTCCGGCGTCATGTGGCCCTTCGTGGGCGGCAGGGAGGTGCGCTGGCGCTACAATCCAGAGCACGATCCGGTCGCCAAGGGGCCGGGGCCGGACTTCTACGGAAACCCGAGCCATCGCGCCAACGTGTGGCTCCGGCCGTACGAGCCGCCGCCCGAGGAGCCGGACGCCGACTACCCGTTCTGGCTCAATACCGGCCGCGTGCTCGAGCACTGGCACACGGGCTCGATGACCCGCCGGGTGCGGTTGCTGCACCGGGCCATGCCTGGCGCGTACGCGGAGCTCAACGCGGCTGACGCCGCCAGGCTGGGCGTCGGCAGCGGCGATCCCGTCCGCATCGAGAGCCGGCGGGGCTCTCTCGTGCTGCCCGCCGCCGTCGGCGAACGCGGCGAGCCCCCGCCCGGGCAAGTCTTCGTCCCGTTCTTCGACGAGGGGCTGCTCGTCAACGAGCTTACGCTCGACGCATTCTGTCCCATCTCGGCGCAGCCGGACTACAAGAAGTGCGCGGTGCGCTTGGCGAGGGCCTGA